One Spinacia oleracea cultivar Varoflay chromosome 4, BTI_SOV_V1, whole genome shotgun sequence DNA segment encodes these proteins:
- the LOC130471927 gene encoding uncharacterized protein, which translates to MSSHSKTESSSIPNLACIRVPNKICSCGRRFSIRSSETRKNPQKLYYKCDPCDNFKWCKGFLDQTLEEVQSKGNKADENRGMHEELKLLKKKINQQKQQINFAIKIGVLMFAFLILDINEVEL; encoded by the coding sequence ATGAGCTCTCATTCAAAAACCGAATCTTCTTCCATCCCAAATTTAGCATGTATTAGAGTCCCAAATAAAATTTGCTCTTGCGGGAGAAGATTTTCCATTAGAAGCTCAGAAACGAGAAAGAATCCGCAAAAActttactacaagtgtgatccttgtgaCAATTTCAAGTGGTGCAAAGGTTTTCTTGATCAGACACTTGAGGAAGTTCAGAGCAAGGGAAACAAAGCTGATGAAAACAGGGGAATGCATGAAGAGTTGAAGCTATTGAAGAAGAAGATTAACCAACAGAAACAGCAGATCAATTTTGCAATTAAAATTGGTGTATTAATGTTTGCATTTCTGATTTTGGATATCAATGAAGTAGAGTTGTAA